In Pseudobacter ginsenosidimutans, the following are encoded in one genomic region:
- a CDS encoding HAD-IA family hydrolase, with amino-acid sequence MQQQIDAVLLDMDGTILNSIKSAERVWTTWALRNGIDVESFLPTIHGIQAVETIRRLALPGMDPVAEAAALTLAEIDDVAGIEPIAGAANFLAALSPYRWAVVTSAPRELATRRIQAAGLPLPPLMITAEDVPNSKPAPDGFQLAAEKLGTTAGKCLVLEDSPAGILAGERAGSQVLVITATHHKKMENNYPAITDYNDLNFATDANGALEIRGVGNDSHIHFVLK; translated from the coding sequence ATGCAACAACAGATCGACGCCGTACTCCTGGACATGGACGGCACCATCCTGAACTCTATCAAATCTGCTGAACGCGTCTGGACCACCTGGGCCTTACGAAATGGGATCGACGTGGAAAGTTTCTTACCCACCATTCACGGCATTCAGGCTGTTGAAACCATCCGCCGGCTTGCTCTGCCGGGCATGGATCCTGTAGCTGAAGCTGCCGCACTCACACTGGCGGAGATAGATGATGTGGCGGGAATAGAACCCATCGCCGGAGCAGCAAACTTCCTCGCTGCGCTTAGCCCTTACCGGTGGGCGGTTGTTACATCGGCGCCCAGGGAGCTCGCTACACGCCGCATCCAGGCCGCGGGCTTGCCACTGCCTCCTTTGATGATCACAGCGGAAGATGTGCCCAATAGCAAACCTGCACCCGACGGCTTTCAGTTAGCTGCCGAAAAACTCGGCACCACTGCCGGCAAATGCCTGGTGCTGGAAGATTCTCCTGCGGGAATACTGGCAGGTGAAAGAGCAGGCTCGCAGGTACTGGTGATCACCGCTACCCATCATAAAAAAATGGAAAACAATTATCCGGCCATAACCGATTACAACGATCTCAATTTTGCCACTGATGCCAATGGGGCACTGGAGATCCGCGGCGTTGGAAATGACAGTCATATTCACTTCGTCCTGAAATAA
- a CDS encoding SDR family NAD(P)-dependent oxidoreductase, with protein sequence MIQNNYQGALQHPIGTGFNAQSTTTDVIKGIHLDGRIAIVTGGNAGIGLETTKTLAAAGATVIVPARDVEKAKKNLEGIANVEIEAMDFMQPASIDAFADKFIASKRPLHLLINNAGIMWVPFRKDDRGIESQLATNYIGQFHLTAKLWPALKQANGARVVNVSSLGHHMSPFNFDDPNFQHSTYETLQAYGQSKSASNLFAVELDNRARQYNVRAYSVHPGSIAGTELAREASVELFKKMGFLDEQGNMRPEVLASLKTVLQGAATTVWAATSPALDTIGGVYCEDGDIAELISSDPSIPSKAKLHKSGVQQYSLDENNAKRLWNLTESMTGIRFEL encoded by the coding sequence ATGATACAGAACAATTACCAGGGAGCGCTTCAACACCCCATCGGAACAGGTTTCAATGCACAATCAACCACTACAGATGTAATCAAAGGCATCCACCTTGACGGCAGGATCGCGATCGTAACCGGCGGCAATGCAGGCATCGGACTCGAAACCACCAAAACACTTGCTGCTGCAGGCGCCACGGTGATCGTTCCGGCAAGGGATGTAGAAAAAGCGAAAAAGAACCTGGAAGGAATTGCAAACGTTGAGATCGAAGCAATGGACTTCATGCAACCCGCTTCCATCGATGCTTTCGCAGACAAATTCATTGCATCGAAAAGACCGCTGCACCTGCTGATCAATAATGCGGGCATCATGTGGGTGCCATTCCGCAAAGATGACCGTGGCATCGAATCACAACTGGCCACCAATTATATCGGACAGTTCCACCTGACCGCCAAACTCTGGCCGGCGCTCAAACAGGCCAATGGTGCAAGAGTGGTAAATGTTTCATCACTCGGACATCATATGTCGCCGTTCAATTTTGATGATCCCAATTTCCAGCACAGTACATACGAAACGCTGCAGGCTTATGGTCAGTCTAAATCAGCCAGCAACCTCTTTGCCGTGGAACTAGACAATCGCGCCAGGCAATACAATGTAAGGGCTTACTCTGTGCATCCAGGCTCCATTGCAGGAACGGAACTGGCCCGGGAAGCATCTGTTGAATTATTCAAAAAAATGGGCTTCCTGGATGAGCAAGGCAATATGCGGCCGGAAGTACTGGCATCTTTGAAGACGGTTCTGCAGGGCGCCGCCACTACAGTATGGGCAGCCACCAGTCCTGCTCTCGATACCATCGGTGGCGTGTATTGTGAAGATGGCGATATCGCTGAGCTCATTTCCTCCGATCCGTCCATTCCCTCCAAAGCAAAGCTTCACAAAAGCGGCGTACAACAGTATTCATTAGACGAAAACAATGCTAAACGATTGTGGAACCTCACTGAATCCATGACCGGTATCCGTTTCGAACTGTAA
- a CDS encoding PrsW family intramembrane metalloprotease, producing the protein MVLSLLALALAPGLAIAFFIYSRDKYDREPLRNLVISFMLGVASTIPAIIFQTKFQPLLDASFSPYSISYYVVFAFVLVAFSEEGSKFLMLRFYAYRQPAFNEPFDGIIYSVMVSMGFATFENVWYVLENGFATGVLRMFLSVPAHAAFGVLMGFHAGLAKFDHHRPILRLLTGLLLAIFFHGGFDFFLFLQKNPNVTRYVSTGILAFGAIVCYWIAMRLAWRAIRIHQNLSKEVFENP; encoded by the coding sequence ATGGTCCTTTCTCTTCTGGCATTAGCGCTGGCGCCCGGACTGGCAATTGCATTTTTCATTTATTCCAGGGACAAATACGACAGGGAGCCGCTAAGGAACCTGGTGATCTCCTTTATGCTGGGAGTTGCCAGTACTATTCCGGCTATCATTTTCCAAACGAAATTCCAGCCATTGCTGGATGCAAGCTTCTCTCCCTATTCCATTTCCTATTATGTTGTTTTTGCATTTGTGCTGGTGGCATTCAGTGAGGAAGGCAGCAAATTCCTGATGCTGCGGTTCTATGCCTACCGGCAACCTGCATTCAATGAGCCTTTCGACGGGATCATTTACAGCGTGATGGTAAGTATGGGCTTTGCCACTTTCGAGAATGTATGGTATGTACTGGAGAATGGATTCGCTACCGGCGTACTGCGTATGTTCCTCTCCGTTCCTGCACATGCGGCCTTCGGCGTGCTGATGGGATTCCATGCCGGACTGGCCAAATTCGATCATCACCGGCCCATATTGCGATTGCTGACCGGTCTCCTGCTGGCCATCTTTTTCCATGGCGGTTTCGATTTCTTTTTATTCCTCCAGAAGAACCCGAATGTTACCCGCTATGTGTCTACCGGCATACTCGCCTTCGGCGCTATCGTCTGTTACTGGATAGCCATGAGGCTGGCCTGGAGAGCCATCCGGATCCATCAGAATTTATCCAAAGAAGTTTTTGAAAATCCATAA
- a CDS encoding valine--tRNA ligase gives MELSKNYIPASAEDKWSQHWKAKQYFNSKPDGRPAFTVVIPPPNVTGVLHMGHTLNETVQDILVRKARMSGFNACWVPGSDHASIATEAKVVQMLEKEKGIKKADLTREEFLKHAFEWKEKYGGIIYHQIEKLGCSVDWDRVAFTMDTDYYRAVIKVFVDLYNKGMIYRGARMINWDPAAKTALSDEEVEYRDVQGKLYYVKYFVADENGKPTADFITIATQRPETIMGDTAVCVNPTDDRYTHLQGKKVLVPLVNRAIPIIQDNYVDKEFGTGALKVTPAHDINDYNLGLKHNLPTIDTLNADGTLSAAAEICVGQDRFEARISIVKMLGDNGQLIKEEEYQTRTGFSQRSNAVVEPRISTQWFVAMRSLADKALDAVTSGEVRIHPGDKFLATYKYWLENVKDWCISRQLWWGQQIPAWYDEKGNFVVAETEADANAAYQKQFGTSAKLSQDADVLDTWFSSWLWPIEVFKGITRPGNDDINYYYPTSVLVTGQDIIFFWVARMIMAGMEYMNEKPFSDVYFTGMVRDKLGRKMSKQLNNSPDLLKLIEASGADAVRFGIMISAPAGNDLLFDETSPEQGRNFNNKIWNALKLVKIWEANQAPGGDIANNFAINWFDNRLQDAKATVEKLYKDFKLSEALKTVYSLIWDDFCSWYLEWVKPPFGEQMSSAVYNKTVEYFSELMQMLHPFMPFVTEEVYHLLAERTDDLCVKQFTAPGSIDAAIIRQGNILKDAISGIRDLRQKNQMKPKDPITVYIQTNDQAAYEAVRSILSKQANATEIVFVNETVANTITIVIGKDRFCIATEKPMETGNQKEQLLKDLEYLQGFLISVEKKLGNEKFVANAKPEVLANEQKKKADALEKMKIIEESLSHLG, from the coding sequence ATGGAATTAAGTAAGAATTATATCCCGGCTTCGGCAGAAGACAAGTGGTCTCAGCACTGGAAAGCGAAACAATATTTCAACAGCAAACCGGATGGCCGCCCGGCATTCACCGTGGTGATCCCTCCCCCCAACGTTACCGGCGTTCTGCACATGGGGCATACCCTCAACGAAACCGTGCAGGATATCCTCGTCCGCAAGGCCCGCATGAGCGGCTTCAATGCCTGCTGGGTGCCCGGCAGCGATCACGCTTCCATTGCCACCGAAGCCAAAGTGGTGCAGATGCTCGAAAAAGAAAAAGGCATCAAAAAAGCCGATCTTACCCGTGAGGAATTCCTCAAACACGCATTCGAGTGGAAAGAGAAATATGGCGGCATCATCTACCACCAGATCGAGAAACTCGGCTGCAGTGTGGACTGGGACCGTGTTGCCTTTACCATGGACACCGACTACTACCGTGCGGTGATCAAAGTATTTGTTGACCTCTATAACAAAGGCATGATCTATCGCGGCGCGCGCATGATCAACTGGGATCCTGCCGCAAAGACCGCCCTCAGCGATGAGGAAGTGGAATACCGCGATGTACAGGGCAAACTCTACTATGTAAAATATTTCGTGGCCGATGAGAACGGTAAGCCTACTGCCGATTTCATCACCATCGCCACCCAGCGCCCCGAAACCATCATGGGCGATACAGCCGTTTGCGTGAACCCTACAGATGACCGTTATACGCATCTCCAGGGAAAGAAAGTGCTGGTGCCGCTCGTGAACCGCGCCATCCCCATCATCCAGGATAATTATGTAGATAAGGAATTCGGTACCGGCGCCCTGAAAGTGACGCCGGCTCACGATATCAACGACTATAACCTCGGCCTCAAACATAACCTGCCCACCATCGACACCCTCAATGCAGACGGTACACTCAGCGCTGCAGCAGAGATCTGCGTTGGACAGGATCGCTTTGAAGCACGTATCAGCATCGTGAAGATGCTGGGCGATAACGGCCAACTGATCAAGGAAGAGGAATACCAGACCAGGACCGGCTTCTCCCAGCGCAGCAATGCCGTGGTTGAGCCACGCATCTCCACACAGTGGTTCGTGGCTATGCGCTCCCTGGCAGACAAGGCCCTGGATGCCGTTACCAGCGGCGAAGTGCGCATACACCCCGGCGATAAATTCCTGGCCACCTACAAATACTGGCTGGAGAATGTGAAAGACTGGTGTATCAGCCGTCAGCTCTGGTGGGGACAACAGATCCCTGCCTGGTATGATGAGAAAGGCAATTTCGTTGTAGCAGAAACAGAAGCCGACGCCAATGCCGCTTACCAGAAACAATTCGGAACAAGTGCCAAACTCTCCCAGGATGCAGATGTGCTGGATACCTGGTTCAGCAGCTGGCTCTGGCCCATCGAAGTATTCAAAGGCATCACCCGTCCCGGCAACGACGATATCAACTACTACTACCCCACATCCGTACTCGTAACCGGACAGGATATCATCTTCTTCTGGGTTGCGCGTATGATCATGGCCGGTATGGAATACATGAACGAGAAACCATTCAGTGATGTTTACTTCACCGGAATGGTGCGCGATAAACTGGGTAGAAAGATGAGCAAGCAGCTCAACAATTCACCCGACCTGCTGAAACTGATAGAGGCTTCAGGAGCCGATGCCGTTCGTTTCGGTATCATGATCTCCGCCCCCGCAGGTAACGATCTCCTGTTTGATGAAACTTCGCCTGAGCAAGGCCGTAATTTCAATAACAAGATCTGGAATGCACTGAAACTGGTGAAGATCTGGGAAGCCAACCAGGCTCCGGGTGGTGATATCGCCAATAATTTCGCCATCAACTGGTTCGATAATCGCCTCCAGGATGCGAAAGCAACAGTGGAAAAACTGTACAAGGACTTTAAGCTGAGCGAAGCGCTGAAAACCGTATACAGCCTTATTTGGGACGATTTCTGCAGCTGGTATCTGGAATGGGTGAAGCCTCCTTTCGGAGAGCAGATGTCTTCAGCAGTCTACAACAAAACTGTTGAGTACTTCAGCGAACTGATGCAAATGCTGCATCCTTTCATGCCCTTCGTAACCGAAGAAGTATACCACCTGCTGGCAGAGAGAACAGATGATCTCTGTGTGAAGCAATTCACTGCCCCAGGCTCCATCGATGCCGCTATCATCCGACAGGGGAATATCCTCAAAGATGCGATCAGCGGTATCCGCGATCTTCGTCAGAAGAACCAGATGAAACCAAAGGACCCGATCACTGTTTATATCCAGACCAATGACCAGGCCGCTTATGAAGCTGTGCGCAGTATTCTCAGCAAGCAGGCCAATGCCACAGAGATCGTGTTCGTGAACGAAACTGTTGCCAATACCATTACTATCGTGATCGGTAAAGACAGGTTCTGCATTGCTACAGAAAAGCCAATGGAAACCGGTAACCAGAAGGAGCAGCTCCTGAAAGACCTGGAATACCTGCAAGGCTTCCTCATTTCAGTTGAAAAGAAACTCGGAAATGAGAAATTCGTTGCCAATGCAAAACCTGAAGTGCTGGCCAATGAACAGAAGAAGAAAGCTGATGCGCTGGAAAAAATGAAGATCATAGAAGAAAGCTTATCGCATTTAGGATAA
- a CDS encoding TolB-like translocation protein, translating to MRKSLFLAFLIGNCSALFAQQFGGHPPSTRWRQVNTDSVRVIFPAGLERSGKEVAGIIHRIGQQPQGLLGNRLRKISIVLQPNTTISNGYVGLGPWRSEFYLTPPQNSFQLGSLQWEQSLALHEYRHVEQYANFRKGISKLAYILFGEQAQDLVNSAAVPNWFFEGDAVYQETILSPQGRGRVPAFFNDYRSLWAGKKQYSWMKLRNGSLRDFVPDHYRLGYMMVAYGREKYGEDIWQKITSDAVRFRGLFYPLQRAVKKHTGEGYSQFRQLALEKFSQPFNDSNRTTVDEWAAEQKHFSGNAEFPQWLDDHTLVYVKSSYKQIPAFVKKDIVTGEESRLRIKDVSIDATFSLRNGKIVYAAYEPDIRWSWHNYSVIKWLDVASNEQRTLTRRTQLFAPDISEDGNTIVAVKVEPGANPELQLISSADGSLLRSFPNPDTLFYTFPKFAGNNTVITAVRNNAGEMALGSVDLGSGNMKYLTPFSHNVIGFPAAHKDTIVFTASEGTLDRLFMITGSQLYRLQPEQASGFTGQYQAQVAYGQYTYSAFTAAGDLLQLGRISANNIIPVDAKVFTAPLSAQGVPEIAQNKYKPVTGMASDSAMPVSHYSKGFRLFNIHSWRPFVDDPDYTISVVGENVLNTLQSEVYFNYNNNEKNKEVGLNFTYAQLFPWIRLGSNFIMDRPFDYNNSLLYFNEWNTYAGLSIPLNFSKGRSLRSLNFGTDIAWKKQYVQGMYKDTFDTEGFAYIRPYVSFVNQVQTARMHILPRWGQNIQLSYNRAVSRLDANQFLATGYWYFPGLAPTHNLVFNTSFQKRDTLRNYIFSSSFPFSRGYNGVNYPEMWKLGVNYHIPLLYPDFGIGNIVYFMRVRANLFYDHTNGSFHNKGVRYSNELRSYGTEVYFDTKWWNQHNVTFGFRYSRLQDGALQGLGANQWEFIMPVNLLGAR from the coding sequence ATGCGTAAATCACTGTTCCTGGCCTTTCTTATCGGTAATTGTTCCGCATTATTTGCCCAACAGTTCGGAGGCCATCCCCCTTCCACCCGCTGGCGTCAGGTAAATACAGATTCAGTACGTGTGATCTTTCCTGCGGGCCTCGAGCGGAGCGGAAAGGAAGTGGCCGGTATCATTCACCGCATCGGTCAGCAGCCGCAGGGATTGCTGGGAAACAGGCTTCGCAAGATCAGCATCGTGCTGCAGCCCAATACCACTATCTCCAATGGTTATGTTGGACTGGGCCCCTGGCGCAGTGAATTCTATCTCACACCGCCCCAGAACAGTTTTCAGCTCGGCAGCCTGCAATGGGAGCAAAGCCTGGCATTACATGAGTACCGTCACGTTGAGCAATACGCCAATTTCAGGAAAGGCATTTCCAAACTCGCATACATTCTTTTTGGCGAACAGGCGCAGGACCTGGTGAACAGCGCTGCCGTTCCCAACTGGTTCTTCGAAGGAGATGCTGTTTACCAGGAAACCATTCTCAGCCCGCAGGGCAGGGGACGGGTACCCGCTTTCTTCAATGATTACCGCTCACTCTGGGCTGGTAAAAAACAATACAGCTGGATGAAACTGCGCAATGGATCGCTGCGCGACTTCGTTCCCGATCATTATCGTCTCGGTTATATGATGGTGGCCTATGGCCGCGAAAAATACGGGGAGGATATCTGGCAGAAGATCACCAGCGACGCCGTTCGATTCCGCGGTCTGTTCTATCCGTTGCAACGCGCTGTAAAGAAACATACCGGAGAAGGGTATTCGCAGTTCAGGCAACTGGCCCTGGAAAAATTCAGCCAGCCATTCAATGACAGCAACCGGACTACAGTGGATGAATGGGCGGCAGAACAAAAACATTTTTCCGGCAATGCGGAATTCCCGCAGTGGCTGGACGATCATACCCTCGTGTATGTGAAAAGCAGCTACAAGCAAATACCTGCTTTTGTGAAGAAAGATATTGTTACCGGCGAGGAATCCAGGTTACGCATAAAGGACGTTTCAATCGATGCAACTTTCTCTCTCCGTAATGGTAAGATCGTATACGCCGCGTATGAGCCCGATATCCGCTGGAGCTGGCATAACTATTCTGTGATCAAATGGCTGGATGTGGCCAGCAATGAGCAACGCACGCTCACGCGCCGCACGCAATTGTTTGCTCCCGATATCAGTGAAGACGGCAATACCATCGTAGCCGTGAAAGTGGAACCTGGCGCCAATCCCGAACTGCAACTCATCAGCAGTGCAGATGGCAGCCTGCTGCGCAGCTTCCCCAATCCCGATACCCTGTTTTACACTTTTCCAAAATTTGCCGGCAATAACACCGTGATCACTGCCGTGCGCAACAATGCCGGTGAGATGGCGCTGGGCTCGGTGGACCTTGGTTCAGGGAACATGAAATACCTGACACCATTTTCTCATAATGTGATCGGCTTTCCGGCAGCTCATAAGGACACGATCGTTTTCACCGCATCCGAAGGAACGCTGGACAGGCTCTTCATGATCACAGGCTCACAACTCTATCGCCTTCAGCCGGAACAGGCTTCCGGCTTCACCGGACAATACCAGGCGCAGGTGGCATATGGGCAGTACACTTATTCCGCTTTCACGGCTGCCGGCGATCTGCTCCAACTGGGACGTATAAGCGCCAATAATATCATTCCGGTAGATGCCAAAGTTTTTACAGCGCCTCTGTCTGCCCAGGGTGTTCCTGAAATAGCGCAGAACAAATACAAACCTGTTACAGGAATGGCATCGGATTCCGCCATGCCCGTCAGCCATTACTCCAAAGGATTCCGCCTTTTCAATATTCATAGCTGGCGGCCTTTTGTGGATGACCCCGACTATACCATTTCCGTGGTTGGTGAGAACGTGCTCAATACCCTTCAATCAGAAGTTTATTTCAATTACAACAACAATGAGAAGAATAAAGAGGTTGGATTGAATTTCACTTATGCACAACTCTTCCCCTGGATCAGGCTGGGCTCCAATTTCATCATGGACCGGCCATTCGATTACAATAACAGCCTGCTCTATTTCAATGAATGGAACACCTATGCAGGCCTGAGCATACCGCTGAACTTCAGTAAGGGCCGCTCTTTGCGCTCACTGAACTTCGGTACGGATATCGCCTGGAAGAAACAATACGTACAGGGCATGTATAAAGATACTTTCGATACGGAAGGTTTCGCATATATCCGCCCGTATGTGAGTTTCGTAAACCAGGTTCAAACAGCCAGGATGCATATCCTGCCACGCTGGGGACAGAATATCCAGCTCAGCTACAACCGCGCTGTGAGCAGGCTTGATGCCAACCAGTTCCTCGCAACGGGTTACTGGTATTTTCCGGGCCTTGCTCCTACGCATAACCTGGTATTCAATACAAGCTTTCAGAAAAGGGATACGCTCCGGAATTATATCTTCTCCAGCAGTTTCCCTTTTTCACGCGGCTACAATGGCGTGAATTATCCGGAGATGTGGAAGCTGGGTGTGAATTATCATATTCCATTATTGTATCCTGATTTCGGGATCGGCAATATCGTGTACTTCATGCGCGTGCGCGCCAATCTTTTCTATGATCATACCAATGGAAGTTTTCACAACAAAGGCGTCAGGTATTCCAATGAGCTTCGTTCCTATGGTACTGAAGTGTACTTCGATACCAAATGGTGGAACCAGCACAATGTAACATTCGGATTCCGTTACAGCCGCCTGCAGGATGGGGCTTTGCAGGGGCTTGGAGCTAACCAGTGGGAGTTCATCATGCCGGTGAATCTGCTGGGTGCGCGTTGA
- a CDS encoding methyltransferase domain-containing protein translates to MPWNPDVYNKFKAERYQPFYDLISHIDRRPHMNILDLGCGTGEQTKILADRFNPDKVLGIDNSAEMLQQAPQQEHLSFAQRSIEEQLALPEQWDLIHANASLQWVNDHATLFPGLIGKLAPGGQLAVQMPSQKENILNQLLYELVHEAPYYDVLKDSIRHSPVLSLDDYTQLFYSNHAKQVLVYQKVYPILANSTETLFEFISGSSLVPYMEKLEEPLSTEFVNSFKARIAKRFTASPIVYAFKRIILVAGF, encoded by the coding sequence ATGCCATGGAATCCCGATGTATACAACAAGTTCAAAGCGGAACGCTATCAGCCTTTCTATGATCTGATCAGTCATATCGATAGACGGCCACATATGAACATCCTCGATCTCGGCTGTGGTACAGGAGAACAAACGAAAATACTGGCAGATCGTTTCAACCCTGATAAAGTACTGGGCATAGACAACTCTGCTGAAATGTTACAGCAGGCTCCACAGCAGGAGCATCTTTCTTTCGCCCAAAGATCCATTGAAGAGCAACTGGCGCTTCCGGAACAATGGGACCTGATCCACGCCAACGCCTCACTGCAATGGGTGAACGATCATGCAACACTCTTTCCCGGGCTCATTGGCAAACTGGCGCCCGGCGGACAGCTGGCAGTACAAATGCCTTCACAAAAAGAAAACATACTCAATCAACTCCTGTATGAACTTGTGCACGAAGCGCCTTATTATGATGTATTGAAAGATAGTATCCGCCACTCCCCTGTTTTATCACTGGATGATTATACGCAGCTGTTCTACAGCAACCATGCAAAGCAGGTACTGGTGTATCAGAAAGTATATCCCATCCTGGCAAACTCCACTGAAACATTGTTCGAATTCATATCCGGATCTTCACTTGTTCCTTATATGGAAAAATTAGAGGAGCCACTCAGCACTGAATTTGTAAACAGTTTCAAGGCGCGGATCGCCAAACGTTTTACTGCTTCCCCCATCGTGTATGCATTCAAAAGGATCATTCTCGTAGCTGGTTTCTGA
- a CDS encoding exonuclease domain-containing protein: MYAIVDIETTGGHAAGNDITEIAIVLHDGEKIVQRFESLVKPDRTIPYYIQSLTGISTEMVADAPRFEELAGTVHDLLKDRVFIAHNVNFDYSFVKHHLSAAGYDLDAQKLCTVRLSRKVFPGLPSYSLGNLCREFGISNEQRHRAGGDADATVKLFEHLLQNNAEPHIAQFIRKKSAEQSLPPHLSKDVVDRLPYTPGVYYFHDIKGKVVYVGKAKNLKYRVRSHFTHNGAGRQRQDFLRNIHDVSFEETGTELMAFILESVEIKRLWPEFNRSQKRFTPSFGLYRYEDRNGYIRLAIDKQKKHLQPLYTFNLLIEGHRLMRKMMEAFHLCPKLCFVQTDHSACVGVEGQPCNGACEQKEPVDVYNARVEEAIGYLEQLLPSFAVVGEGKNRDEQSCILMEKGRFYGMGYLPGDAAVNDLETLKNFLTRYSENDYIRGLVYQYVDRYPKYKVVFPG; the protein is encoded by the coding sequence ATGTATGCCATTGTTGATATAGAGACTACCGGGGGACATGCTGCTGGCAATGATATTACAGAAATTGCCATTGTATTGCATGATGGCGAAAAGATCGTGCAACGCTTTGAAAGTCTGGTGAAACCGGATAGAACTATTCCTTATTATATTCAATCGCTCACCGGCATCTCCACCGAAATGGTGGCCGATGCACCCCGTTTCGAAGAACTGGCGGGCACTGTGCATGATTTGCTGAAAGACCGCGTGTTTATTGCACATAACGTTAATTTCGATTATTCCTTCGTCAAACATCATCTCTCCGCTGCGGGCTATGACCTGGATGCACAAAAACTTTGCACCGTAAGGCTCAGCCGGAAAGTATTTCCCGGACTGCCGAGTTACAGCCTGGGCAATCTCTGCCGGGAATTCGGCATCAGCAATGAACAAAGACACAGGGCTGGAGGAGATGCCGATGCCACCGTGAAACTGTTCGAGCATTTGCTGCAAAACAATGCTGAGCCGCATATTGCGCAATTTATCCGTAAAAAATCTGCTGAACAATCGCTTCCGCCCCATCTGTCAAAAGATGTGGTTGACCGGTTACCTTATACACCTGGCGTGTATTACTTCCACGACATCAAAGGCAAAGTGGTGTATGTGGGAAAGGCCAAGAATCTCAAATACCGCGTACGCAGTCATTTTACACATAACGGCGCCGGCAGGCAGCGCCAGGATTTTCTCCGCAATATCCATGATGTCAGTTTTGAAGAGACAGGCACCGAGCTGATGGCCTTCATCCTGGAAAGCGTGGAGATAAAGAGGTTATGGCCCGAATTCAATCGCAGCCAGAAAAGATTCACGCCTTCGTTTGGGTTGTACCGTTATGAAGACAGGAACGGATATATCCGACTGGCCATCGATAAACAAAAAAAACACCTGCAGCCACTTTATACTTTCAACCTGTTGATCGAAGGGCACCGGCTCATGCGGAAGATGATGGAAGCCTTTCATCTTTGTCCAAAGCTTTGCTTTGTTCAAACCGATCACAGCGCCTGTGTAGGCGTGGAAGGCCAGCCCTGCAATGGCGCCTGTGAACAGAAGGAACCCGTGGATGTTTATAATGCAAGGGTGGAAGAAGCCATTGGCTATCTGGAACAATTATTGCCCAGCTTTGCCGTTGTTGGGGAGGGAAAGAACAGGGACGAGCAGAGCTGCATCCTGATGGAGAAGGGCAGGTTCTATGGAATGGGCTACCTGCCAGGCGATGCAGCCGTGAACGACCTGGAAACCCTGAAGAATTTCCTCACCCGCTATTCCGAGAATGACTATATACGCGGACTGGTGTATCAATACGTTGATCGTTACCCGAAATATAAAGTTGTTTTCCCCGGATAA
- a CDS encoding glucose 1-dehydrogenase gives MTNLQGKLALITGGNSGIGYAAAKELIASGARVIITGRRKDAVEKAAAELGATGLVADQSDIAAIETLVAAVAEKFGKPDILVVNAGISKLTSIEAATEELYDQVMDLNLKGAYFTLSRFIPILRNGASVILISSSSASTSKPCTSVYAASKAAINAVMKIAAVELAPRQIRINCVSPGPFATEIMEKAGIADPQMQELIVAGVPMGRLGAPEEAGRLISFLASDEASFITGAEYLIDGGQSINK, from the coding sequence ATGACAAACTTACAAGGCAAGCTTGCCCTCATTACCGGGGGCAACAGCGGGATCGGCTATGCCGCTGCCAAAGAACTGATAGCCAGCGGTGCCCGCGTGATCATCACCGGTAGAAGAAAGGATGCAGTGGAGAAAGCTGCCGCAGAACTGGGTGCTACCGGCCTCGTAGCCGACCAATCGGATATTGCCGCCATCGAAACACTGGTGGCCGCTGTTGCGGAGAAATTTGGAAAACCGGACATACTGGTGGTGAATGCAGGCATTTCCAAACTGACCAGCATTGAAGCAGCTACAGAAGAGCTTTATGATCAGGTGATGGACCTGAACCTCAAAGGCGCTTATTTCACTTTGAGCAGGTTCATCCCAATACTGCGGAACGGAGCATCTGTGATTCTCATTTCCTCTTCTTCCGCCTCCACTTCAAAGCCCTGTACATCTGTATATGCAGCCAGCAAGGCCGCCATCAATGCAGTGATGAAAATAGCTGCGGTGGAACTGGCGCCGCGGCAGATCAGGATCAACTGTGTAAGCCCCGGACCATTTGCCACGGAGATCATGGAAAAGGCTGGCATAGCAGACCCTCAAATGCAGGAATTGATCGTTGCAGGAGTACCGATGGGCAGACTGGGCGCTCCGGAAGAAGCAGGCAGGCTGATCAGTTTTCTCGCCAGCGATGAGGCTTCTTTCATTACCGGTGCTGAATACCTGATCGACGGAGGCCAGAGCATCAATAAATAA